The segment GCAAAATAGGTGGTTAATTATATGTATCGATTTGAAAAAGTGTTAACCATTCGTGAGCAAGAGAAAAATGAAACTGAAATAGCTTATAAAGAATCTGTCCGTTCTTTTGAAGAGATTGCAACAAAGCTATATGAATTGCTAAAAAAGAAAGAGGATTTAATGGCTTTTCAGCAAGAGCGCTTAACTGTCGGTTCATCTATAGATGAAATTCATCATTATAGCCGTTTTATTGATAGTCTTGAGAAAACAATTGCAGATGTACAACAAAAAGTTATACAGGCTCGTGCAAAGATGAATTGGCATGAAGAAAAACTATTAGAAAAAAACTTGGAAGTACGTAAATTTGAAAAAATGAAAGAAAAGGATTTTAAACTATTTCAACAAGAGCAAGATCGGATAGAAAGCCTTTTTTTAGATGAAATTTCATTACAAACGTATAACAAGAAAGAAATCAGGTGATTTCATGGCAAAAAAAGATAATCGGTTGGCAGCAGAATTGATCGAAGAACAGCCGAAGAAAAAAAAAGGTGGCTTTCTAAAGTTTTTTACTTGGATTGTACTGCCCATTATGTTTGTTGTAGCAGTTTTACTTGTTGTAGCAACATTAATGAATACGAATGTTTTTGATTTAGGAAAAAAGGCGATAGACCAACTACCATTTATGCCATCAGCAGAGCAGCAAGCAAAAGATGCCGTTGTTAATAATGATTCAAAGATGGTCAATCTACAGGCAGAAATACAAGAAAAGGAAGCCGAAATTACGCAGCTTCAACAAAAGCTTGATACAGCTACAACAGAAAATGAGCAGTTGCAAGTTGAAAAAGAGCAACTTCAACTTGAAATTGATAAGTTAATGCAAGAACAAGATGAGGTTAAGCGGGACTTTAATGAGATTTTAACAACATTCGACAAAATGACACCTAAAAAAGCAGCAGCAATTCTTACTAATATGAGCGATGCAGAAACACTGCGTATTTTAACAAATTTAAAGCCAGATAAGCTAGCAGCTATTTTAGAGAAAATGGAAGCTGTTGATGCAGCGAAATATGCAGAATTAATGGCCCAAGTTCAACCTCAACCTGAGGCTCAGCAATAATATATTGAAAGGAGGTGAAAGAAAATGGATGTCGCAATGATGCAAATAATGTCAAAGGCAGCCCCAGCCAATACAGCAGCAGCCAAATCTACAGTAACTAGCGGGTTAGAGGGCAAAGCAACTGGTATGACCAATAAGGAAAG is part of the Lysinibacillus sp. FSL K6-0232 genome and harbors:
- a CDS encoding MotE family protein, with protein sequence MAKKDNRLAAELIEEQPKKKKGGFLKFFTWIVLPIMFVVAVLLVVATLMNTNVFDLGKKAIDQLPFMPSAEQQAKDAVVNNDSKMVNLQAEIQEKEAEITQLQQKLDTATTENEQLQVEKEQLQLEIDKLMQEQDEVKRDFNEILTTFDKMTPKKAAAILTNMSDAETLRILTNLKPDKLAAILEKMEAVDAAKYAELMAQVQPQPEAQQ
- the fliJ gene encoding flagellar export protein FliJ is translated as MVNYMYRFEKVLTIREQEKNETEIAYKESVRSFEEIATKLYELLKKKEDLMAFQQERLTVGSSIDEIHHYSRFIDSLEKTIADVQQKVIQARAKMNWHEEKLLEKNLEVRKFEKMKEKDFKLFQQEQDRIESLFLDEISLQTYNKKEIR